The DNA window CGTTCCCACTTCGCGACATTTCACTTAAGTGATGGTCAAACGCCAGGTAACATTCGGGAACGTAAGGAAGGTTAGTGGTAATGTCATTTGTTGAAATATCAATAATGCCATCTTGCATGTCTTTCGGGTGTACAAATTTAATATCATCAATTAAATTTATTTCTTTCAATAAGACAGCGCACACTAGCCCGTCAAAGTCACTGCGGGTAACTAATCTATATCTAAATTCTGTTGAAGCGGTTGCTGTTGACAAGCTAACTCTCCTAAAATGTGAAAAATGCGAAGCATTAGTAAAAATATAAAACTATGATAACAAGGATGCAGTTTAACTGATGATTTGTGGGTATTAGTGCAGATACGCAGGTGTCTTAAGTAATATGTAAATTGACTGCTTTGTATCTTAATTCTTTGTCCAAAGTCTTGTGGTTTGGAAACTGCGTAGGTTTTTTAATTTTTAAAAGGCTGTAGCTTATACTCAATATTTTTTCGACTTTAGTTTAATGGCAATTCTTAGATAGAAAAAGTTGCGCCTAATCATATCGATTCTCCCCGATTATTACCTTTGAAATATTGTTGTCGAAGCGAAATGTAACGATGTTTGCATTTTTTCTAAAAGGGGCTGCTGCATTCGCTCAATAATCTTTCACCGCTCACAGGATGGTCGAATTCTAGGGTTTCAGCATGCAACATAAGTCGACTTGCTGCCTCGTAGCTTTGTTTTGTACCGTATAAGTCACAACCGAGAATAGGATGCCCCATATGCTGACTATGAATGCGCAATTGATGCGTTCTGCCAGTTTGTGGTTGATATCTTATTCGACTCGATAGAGGCCGCTGTATTCGTTCTAGCACCTCATAGTAAGTTTGCGCCTGCTTACCATTCACGCTGCAGGTTTTTAACCGAGGAAACAACAATGGGTCCTTAGCAATTGGCATATTAATCTGCCCATGATCACCAGCTACATGTCCTGCAACTATGCTCACGTAGGTTTTAAATACGCTTTGCATTTGGAATTGCTTGGTGAAATTAGCATTCGCTAGTTTACTCAAAGCAATCAGCATAATGCCAGAAGTACCAAGATCTAAGCGGTGCACCAGATTAGCTGTGGGAAAATCTTGAACTAAGCGAAAATGCACTGAATCCTTGTTCAGCGGGTTTTTACCCGACAGAGATAATAATCCGCTGGGTTTATTGATTAACAAAAAGTGCTCGTCTCGACATAAAATGTCGATTTTCTGTAGGCATTCTGGTGCTACAAAATTGTCAATTATTGGATGAACTATTTTCAAGGTTGACAACAATTCTGATTATGGCTTAGCTTACTTTTCACAAACAAAATCGTTCCAAGAGCGCAACACTCGAGTAAAGTCCTCTAGTCCGCAACCCGCCATAGACTCTTGGTCATACAGCTGGGTGCCTTCTGGTAATTCATCAGGCGCATCCACATCTAGTATTTTTGACCTAATTTCAACTTCATCAGGATCCAGTGATAGGTGGAATTCATTGCCTTCCATCAAAAACGCTTTCGTTTCTCGATTTTGCAATTGCTGGATAACATCAAGTAGCATCTTAATTTTGTTTTGGTCCGCGCCTAACTCGTGCGTAAACCAATGGGAAAACGTCTCGCTACCCATATCAAACTCTGCCACTGGGCTACCTTGTAGATCTCGGATAAATTGATAATTCATCATTGCCTTAATATTGGTTATCTAACTTTTAGTCATCAACGCTTGGCTTGTATAAACTTCACCCTTTGCTTCCAAGTGGGTAAGGTAAACTCTGACATCAAACTCTATCTGATGATAGTCAGGTAACATATGCAAGCAAAGTTGGTAAAACGCTTTGTTGTGTTCTTTTTCTTTCAAGTGTGCGAGTTCATGCACCACAATCATATTAAGAAATTCCAAGGGGACATTTTTGAATAATGTGCTGATACGAATTTCATTCTTACTCTTCAGCTTACCGCCCTGCACTCTTGATACAAAGCTATGTAAGCCCAATGCATTATTGACGACATGAATTTTCGGATCGAATACTATCTTACTCAGTGGCTGTGACTTTTTAAGATATTGGTTTTTTAAACTCATGACGTAATCGCGCAACGCTGCGTCATTCGGTACCTGACTGACCGTTGGATACTTCTGCAATAAATATGCAGCAAGGCGGTTTTGCGCGAGCAATTGGCCAATCTTTTGCTGCAAGCTAGGCGCATATGAGGACAAATACTTTAACGAAGACAAAACGCTACTATCGGTTGTGAATAGAGAAGTAGTCTACGCTTTCGTAACAGACTGGGCAATCCTATCCTATTTATATTTATTCTAAATAGAATGCCTCCACTCAAAAATATCGACAATGGATAAGCTAAAACTTATAGACTTTGATGCGGTCTTCCATATCGCGAGCAATTTGTAATAATTTTGAACTGGATGCCGATAGTTGCTCCGCTCCCACGACATTTTCTCGCGCTTGCTCATCAATACTCCCCACATTCGTGTTGATGCTTTGAATAACGGTGCTTTGCTCTTTTGTTGAACTAGCAACAACGCGCGTGACATCATCAACCGATCTGATGTTATTCACTATTTTTGCCAACACTTCCGATATTTGCTGCGCGTTAACCACGGCTTCCTTGGCCTGCTGATTACCACTTTCAATGCTTGAAAATGCGTTTTGAGAACTTATTTTAAGGACGTCTACTACCTCAGATATTTCTTGCGTAGACTGCTGTGTTCGCTGTGCTAAAGAACGCACTTCGTCAGCGACGACAGCAAATCCGCGGCCTTGTTCGCCAGCTCTGGCGGCTTCAATTGCCGCATTTAGAGCGAGTAGGTTGGTTTGTTCTGCCACCGACTTAATTACATCTACCATGCTTAATATATCGTTAACTCTGCTATTTAACTCGGTGATTGTTTCACCTACTCTCGCCACTTCATCGGCTGTATGAGAGATACCTAACATTGATGTTTCCACAGCCTTCTCACCGTTAATCGTTTCTTTCGCGGCACGTTGAGCGCCATCTGATGCGACCAACATATTTTCCATAACCGATTTTATACTGCCACTCATTTCTTCGGTAGCACTGGCAATACTTGAAATATCCATTTGTAACTGGATCAAATTATCTTTGCTTTGCTCGGTAGCACTGGCTGCTTGAATTGTTGCTTCCGCAATTTCATGAGCATTTTTTTGGAAATTAGTGAAGTCTGTTCGAATATTAGTAAAGGTCACATTAATTAATGTAGCAATCCTGCCTAGTTCATCCTCAGTTAACACTTCAATAGAATCTGTAAGGTCTTTTTCAGTGTCCACTGTTTTCATAAACCGATTTATTTCATGAGACTGTGCCGCTCGCAGCTGTATAGTGCTGAATACGCCATAGGCCAAAACTAGCATTAGAACCAATAAAATACTTTCGAGAACAATTACGATAAACCTAGTTTCAACTTTTTCTTGTGCGTACTGTCTCATTTCATTAAGAAGCTTTTCTTCTGTCACTTTCAGCTTATTTATTCGCGCAGTCGCGGCCGCGAACCATTCGGCGGCATCGATGTTAAAACCATTTTGTGTAAACTTAAGGGTATCTCTAAATCTCTCCACGTCGCGGCTTTCTGTAGACTGAACAAATTCATCTAGTAACATTTTGAAATCAGGGGTAGCGGTAACATAAGATGATTTGACATACGTATTTTGCTTTGTTGTCAACTCAATATAAGATGTTAGTAGAGCTGGGGTAACGCTGTCGCTGGCAAAAATATTGCTAAGTACCGCTCTTTCAATCCCTGCTTGTTCTTTTGCATAGGCGATGTTGTAAAGTGTAAGAAATTTTTGTGCTGAAGTACTTTCTTCCAACTGTGTAGCCAAGTAACCATTTAAGTCTAGAAGAAGTTGGTTGCTGCCACTATAATAAGCCAACGCCTCACCTAGGCCGATCGTTAGGGAATCAACTTTTTGGCGAATGTTTTGTATATTTTGCAACCTATTTATTAGTTGCTTTAAGGTCTGCTCAGTCTTTAGGTCGTAATCTGAATTATCCAAAAAATTTGTCAGGTTCTGTATTTCTTTGTCCGTAGCAGTTCGTTGCGGTCTAATTTCCGATTTAAATTCAGCACCATTGGAGCCAATGTAACCCGCTGACATACCTCGCTCTTTTTGCAGTTCGTGTGTCAGTTGGCTAGTAACGTTGACTAGGTTTGCATCTAAAATAGTCTTATTCGCTTGATCTAGGGCATTATAAGCACGCATAACATCAAAGGAGATAAACACAATCAGAACAATCACAGGAATGAGTGTTAATAGTGATAAATAACGAGATAACCAGCGTTTCATATAGACTCCAAAAAATTCATAAATACTGACTTCACTATACCCAGCAGCCCACCGAACCAAATATATTGATTTACCAAGCTATGACGAGAAACATTGAAGAAAGTGTATTAACACACGAACCATAGAAGATATTGGCAACAACAGTCAAACGTTGAGTCACCAATAAATGGTAAGCCCTCAAATGCCAAAAAGCGTCCCTTGACTAAACAACAACTGGAACATAAATATGCTCAATGATGCTTAAATGGAGCAAGATGATGCAATAAATAAATTAACTGATGTAGCAAATTTGATTACGGCCATTACTTTTCGCTTTATACAAACCTTCATCGGCTTTTTTGATAGATTTATCTAAACTTTCGTTAAAATCGCAGTTTGCAACTCCCCCACTGACCGTTACTTTCAAGTCCTGTGTGTCGCGATAAATAGCATTGTCTTCGATGTAAATCCTTATTTTATTTGCTACTAACATGGCTTCTTGGTGACTTGTTTCTGGTAAGAATAAAATAAATTCTTCGCCACCAAGCCTTGATAATATATCGTGCTTGCGCAGTTGAGCCTTTAGCAACTGAGCTAAATTCTGTATTACTATGTCACCAACATCGTGACCATAATTATCATTAATCGCTTTGAATCTATCGATGTCGAATAACACAATACTGCAGGGTTTTTCTTTTCTGCGAAGAGACTGCAGCAATTTCTCAGCGATCCTGAAAAAAGCTCTTCGATTATAAAGCCCTGACAAATGGTCGTAATTTGCTTCATATTGTAAACGCGCAGCAAATTGACTTATACGAGCTACCATAGGCCTAAACACAAACAAAGCCTCCAGAAGAATAGTGAGAATGACAACAACCAAAATAACTTGCTGAACTAGCCTCAGCCTTCCTATTTTTTCGATACTTTCCCTTTCATATTGCTCTACAGCGGCATTTAATGCATCCAAGAAAGGAGCTCGCGCCATCATTAAAAATTCTTGATGAACTTGTTCTGATGTATTCTCCGGTGTTGTAGGGACTTGTTCTAAACTTTGACTTATTAGCCTAGAAAACGTATCGATCTGTTTGTCTATTTGTGCGGGTGACTCAAAATAAAGTGACAATAGTTCGTCTGAAAGAGGTGAATCAAGGCCTTTTTTTAAAGCCTCATCGTGTTCTGACAAGAGAGCAGCATGAT is part of the Glaciecola nitratireducens FR1064 genome and encodes:
- a CDS encoding RluA family pseudouridine synthase, producing the protein MVHPIIDNFVAPECLQKIDILCRDEHFLLINKPSGLLSLSGKNPLNKDSVHFRLVQDFPTANLVHRLDLGTSGIMLIALSKLANANFTKQFQMQSVFKTYVSIVAGHVAGDHGQINMPIAKDPLLFPRLKTCSVNGKQAQTYYEVLERIQRPLSSRIRYQPQTGRTHQLRIHSQHMGHPILGCDLYGTKQSYEAASRLMLHAETLEFDHPVSGERLLSECSSPF
- a CDS encoding YacL family protein, which translates into the protein MAEFDMGSETFSHWFTHELGADQNKIKMLLDVIQQLQNRETKAFLMEGNEFHLSLDPDEVEIRSKILDVDAPDELPEGTQLYDQESMAGCGLEDFTRVLRSWNDFVCEK
- a CDS encoding M48 family metallopeptidase — its product is MSSLKYLSSYAPSLQQKIGQLLAQNRLAAYLLQKYPTVSQVPNDAALRDYVMSLKNQYLKKSQPLSKIVFDPKIHVVNNALGLHSFVSRVQGGKLKSKNEIRISTLFKNVPLEFLNMIVVHELAHLKEKEHNKAFYQLCLHMLPDYHQIEFDVRVYLTHLEAKGEVYTSQALMTKS
- a CDS encoding methyl-accepting chemotaxis protein; the protein is MKRWLSRYLSLLTLIPVIVLIVFISFDVMRAYNALDQANKTILDANLVNVTSQLTHELQKERGMSAGYIGSNGAEFKSEIRPQRTATDKEIQNLTNFLDNSDYDLKTEQTLKQLINRLQNIQNIRQKVDSLTIGLGEALAYYSGSNQLLLDLNGYLATQLEESTSAQKFLTLYNIAYAKEQAGIERAVLSNIFASDSVTPALLTSYIELTTKQNTYVKSSYVTATPDFKMLLDEFVQSTESRDVERFRDTLKFTQNGFNIDAAEWFAAATARINKLKVTEEKLLNEMRQYAQEKVETRFIVIVLESILLVLMLVLAYGVFSTIQLRAAQSHEINRFMKTVDTEKDLTDSIEVLTEDELGRIATLINVTFTNIRTDFTNFQKNAHEIAEATIQAASATEQSKDNLIQLQMDISSIASATEEMSGSIKSVMENMLVASDGAQRAAKETINGEKAVETSMLGISHTADEVARVGETITELNSRVNDILSMVDVIKSVAEQTNLLALNAAIEAARAGEQGRGFAVVADEVRSLAQRTQQSTQEISEVVDVLKISSQNAFSSIESGNQQAKEAVVNAQQISEVLAKIVNNIRSVDDVTRVVASSTKEQSTVIQSINTNVGSIDEQARENVVGAEQLSASSSKLLQIARDMEDRIKVYKF
- a CDS encoding diguanylate cyclase; the protein is MNNNRNDLTDIQNPQRFMTFVYTGSLAIIAILSIITHFVLDSVIEQQSQTGNLVNKSGQQRMLSQRASMFAIEYESSGSKGAKELAESAILQMKSNHAALLSEHDEALKKGLDSPLSDELLSLYFESPAQIDKQIDTFSRLISQSLEQVPTTPENTSEQVHQEFLMMARAPFLDALNAAVEQYERESIEKIGRLRLVQQVILVVVILTILLEALFVFRPMVARISQFAARLQYEANYDHLSGLYNRRAFFRIAEKLLQSLRRKEKPCSIVLFDIDRFKAINDNYGHDVGDIVIQNLAQLLKAQLRKHDILSRLGGEEFILFLPETSHQEAMLVANKIRIYIEDNAIYRDTQDLKVTVSGGVANCDFNESLDKSIKKADEGLYKAKSNGRNQICYIS